The following coding sequences are from one Salvia hispanica cultivar TCC Black 2014 chromosome 3, UniMelb_Shisp_WGS_1.0, whole genome shotgun sequence window:
- the LOC125213837 gene encoding uncharacterized protein LOC125213837, which yields MSSHERAVRWLLSFILVGLGFRIQFGTALKVPVRFTDVLPVLPRQVSWPVLNNIHSAVDLLPQYIGSLAPENGTINWNGSCFFDNQARIELTGTGDRGIGGGVIHLSTAAAHSWSCMDLYVFATPYRVTWDYYFSARDHTLDIESWEEPAEIEYVKQHGISVFLMPSGMLGTFLSLVDILPLFSNTGWGQSANLAFLEKHMGASFEKRHQPWRTTIKPIDVHSGDFLAVSKIRGRWGGFETLEKWVTGAFAGHTAVCLKDEMGNLWVGESGHENEKGEEIIAVIPWDEWWNMALKDSSNPQIALLPLHPEVRAKFNNTAAWEYARQMSGKPYGYHNMIFSWIDTVADNYPPPLDAHLVISVMSMWTRMQPAYAANMWNEALNMRLGTKDLGLHEILAETEKRGITFDQLLTIPEQDEWVYSDGKSTTCVAFILAMYKAAGVFGPVSNSIQVTEFTIRDAYMLKIFENNATRFPHWCNNEVDQLPFCQILGEYKMELPLYNTLEAYAQMNERCPSLPPTYERPLQC from the exons ATGTCTTCTCATGAGAGAGCGGTGCGGTGGCTATTGTCCTTTATTCTCGTCGGGTTAGGGTTTCGGATTCAATTCGGGACCGCACTGAAGGTCCCTGTTCGATTCACTGACGTGCTCCCCGTGCTGCCGCGTCAGGTCTCCTGGCCTGTGCTCAACAACATCCACAGCGCCGTCGACTTGCTTCCGCAGTATATCGGCTCCTTGGCGCCCGAAAACGGCACGATTAACTGGAACGGCTCCTGTTTCTTCGACAATCAAGCCAGGATCGAGCTCACCGGCACCGGCGATAGGGGAATTGGCGGCGGCGTCATCCACCTCTCG ACTGCCGCTGCCCATAGCTGGTCGTGCATGGATTTGTATGTATTTGCAACTCCTTATAGGGTCACTTGGGATTACTATTTCTCTGCCCGAGACCACACACTGGATATCGAATCATGGGAGGAACCCGCCGAAATAGAATAT GTAAAGCAGCATGGGATCTCTGTTTTTCTTATGCCATCCGGAATGCTTGGGACTTTCCTTTCGTTGGTTGATATCCTGCCGCTATTTTCAAACACTGGATGGGGTCAGAGTGCTAATCTAGCTTTCCTGGAAAAACACATGGGTGCATCATTTGAAAAACGCCATCAACCATGGCGTACTACCATCAAGCCAATAGATGTGCATTCTGGTGACTTCTTAGCTGTTTCAAAGATCCGTGGACGCTGGGGTGGATTTGAGACACTGGAAAAGTGGGTCACTGGTGCATTTGCTGGACATACAGCTGTATGCTTGAAGGACGAAATGGGTAATCTTTGGGTTGGTGAATCCGGacatgaaaatgaaaag GGTGAAGAAATTATTGCTGTAATTCCTTGGGATGAATGGTGGAATATGGCACTCAAGGATAGTTCTAATCCACAAATTGCGCTGTTACCCCTACATCCCGAAGTACGTGCTAAGTTTAACAACACTGCAGCCTGGGAGTATGCTCGGCAGATGTCAGGCAAGCCATATGGTTATCACAACATGATCTTTAGTTGGATTGACACTGTAGCTGATAATTACCCTCCACCACTAGATGCTCACTTG GTCATTTCTGTCATGTCTATGTGGACTAGAATGCAGCCAGCATATGCTGCAAACATGTGGAATGAAGCTCTTAACATGCGGCTTGGGACAAAG GATCTTGGCCTGCATGAAATTCTAGCTGAGACAGAAAAGCGAGGCATAACTTTCGATCAGTTACTAACTATCCCAGAACAGGATGAATGGGTTTACAGTGATGGTAAGTCTACAACGTGTGTGGCCTTTATTCTGGCTATGTATAAAGCGGCTGGAGTATTTGGTCCAGTATCCAATTCCATCCAAGTAACCGAGTTCACA ATCAGAGATGCTTACATGCTCAAAATATTTGAGAACAACGCAACAAGATTTCCACATTGGTGTAACAATGAAGTGGACCAGCTGCCGTTCTGCCAGATCTTGGGTGAGTATAAAATGGAGCTTCCACTCTACAACACTCTGGAGGCATATGCCCAGATGAACGAGCGCTGCCCGTCTCTACCCCCAACTTATGAGAGGCCTCTTCAGTGTTGA